In the Longimicrobiales bacterium genome, one interval contains:
- a CDS encoding CsgG/HfaB family protein, which translates to MRYAPSVGCRSLVALSLSLAFGACAYSIPEVSPADIPSIRQQLSANPLDTDLQVQLGMALFKTNDFEGSRMTLQAAVDSGNQSGPGLLYLGMVHEELHNWSAASDAYNQYLNVGRSEELKNELRNRLQFVAQNMLQERSQTALANESQLLTTAPTPRSVAVMPFAFNSTDANLEPLIYALADMMTTDFAVSNALIVLERAQIQSLLDEIGMNEAGYSEPGTGARAGRLLQAEHVVQGVLTPAGDQIAVSQDVLNVASASSAGQVNEAAALENIFDMEKQLVFRTIQEVLGVTLTPGEQQQILDNRTDNLLAFLAYGRGLREKDNGNYAAAQAEFEQAQQLDPSFSAAATEAQESQVMDEAAATTTAQIATTASSTGETGSGGSVAPPPTTTTTGATTGGGTTTATSQTLSEASNAVNPTRTSGTLDLGSTTSSDNTAATTTGEDRSDAAQESQGQESVTTVAQAQIRIVILRPGRGGQ; encoded by the coding sequence ATGCGGTACGCTCCCTCAGTCGGCTGTCGTTCTCTGGTCGCGCTGTCCCTATCCCTGGCGTTCGGCGCGTGCGCGTATTCGATCCCCGAGGTAAGCCCTGCGGACATTCCTAGCATCCGTCAGCAGCTCTCCGCAAACCCTCTCGACACGGACCTCCAAGTCCAGTTGGGAATGGCGCTCTTCAAAACGAACGACTTTGAAGGCTCGCGAATGACCCTGCAGGCTGCTGTGGACTCCGGAAACCAATCCGGCCCCGGGCTACTCTACCTAGGCATGGTACATGAGGAGCTGCACAATTGGTCCGCGGCTAGTGACGCGTACAACCAGTACCTCAACGTAGGACGGTCCGAGGAATTGAAGAACGAACTGCGCAACCGTCTCCAGTTCGTCGCGCAGAACATGCTGCAGGAGCGGTCGCAGACCGCCTTGGCGAACGAGTCGCAGCTTCTCACGACGGCGCCGACGCCTCGGTCGGTGGCGGTCATGCCGTTCGCGTTCAACTCCACGGACGCCAACCTCGAGCCGCTGATCTATGCCCTAGCGGACATGATGACAACGGACTTCGCCGTTTCCAACGCGCTCATCGTATTGGAGCGTGCCCAGATCCAATCGCTCCTGGACGAGATCGGGATGAACGAGGCAGGCTATTCCGAGCCAGGCACCGGCGCACGCGCTGGCCGCCTACTTCAGGCTGAGCACGTCGTACAAGGAGTCCTCACTCCGGCGGGCGACCAAATCGCCGTCTCGCAGGACGTGCTGAACGTGGCAAGCGCATCTTCGGCCGGTCAGGTCAACGAGGCAGCGGCGCTGGAAAACATCTTCGATATGGAGAAGCAACTCGTCTTCCGCACCATCCAGGAAGTGCTCGGAGTGACGCTCACCCCCGGTGAGCAGCAGCAAATTCTTGACAACCGCACGGACAACCTGCTGGCGTTCCTCGCCTACGGGCGCGGACTTCGTGAGAAGGACAACGGGAACTATGCGGCCGCACAGGCTGAGTTCGAGCAGGCGCAGCAACTCGACCCTAGCTTCAGCGCTGCGGCAACCGAGGCTCAGGAATCGCAGGTGATGGACGAAGCTGCCGCCACAACGACAGCCCAGATCGCAACGACCGCGTCGTCGACCGGTGAGACAGGTTCTGGCGGATCAGTAGCTCCGCCACCAACAACGACCACGACGGGTGCGACCACCGGCGGAGGGACGACAACTGCCACGTCGCAGACGCTGAGTGAGGCTTCCAACGCGGTCAATCCAACCCGGACCTCAGGGACCCTCGACCTCGGCTCAACTACGAGTAGTGACAACACAGCGGCGACCACGACCGGTGAGGACCGCAGCGATGCAGCTCAAGAGTCTCAAGGCCAAGAAAGCGTGACGACAGTTGCACAGGCTCAGATTCGCATCGTCATCCTGAGACCGGGCAGAGGTGGCCAATGA
- a CDS encoding ATP-dependent 6-phosphofructokinase — MNLNIKRIAVNTGGGDAPGLNAVIRAVVRAAEQMDWEVLGIKDSYDGLFEEDGVVTLNRRSVRGITHLGGTILGTTNRGNPLKWPIRADGGAVTYMDRSQEVVDALERLEVDALISIGGDGSLEIAHALSQKGLKVVGVPKTIDNDLEATSVTFGFHTAVDTATDAIGKLHSTAESHQRVMVVEVMGRNAGWIALSSGVAGTADVILIPEIPYDMDIVCEKIQDRYASGREFAIVVVAEGAFPKGSKPLFKQEDDGQKRLGGMAEQVAHDIHERTGRETRHLVLGHLQRGGGPNSYDRLLALRFGAAAVKLVMDGCFGCMVALNPPKVLAVPLEQAIARIKTVPLDSDIIETARAVGTCMGD; from the coding sequence ATGAATCTGAACATCAAACGCATCGCCGTGAACACCGGCGGGGGGGATGCTCCCGGCCTCAACGCCGTCATCCGCGCAGTTGTTAGGGCGGCGGAGCAGATGGACTGGGAGGTCCTCGGGATCAAGGACAGCTACGACGGGCTGTTCGAGGAAGACGGGGTCGTCACCTTGAACCGCCGGTCCGTCCGGGGGATCACGCACCTCGGAGGCACGATCCTCGGCACGACGAACCGGGGGAACCCACTGAAGTGGCCCATCCGCGCCGACGGCGGCGCCGTTACGTACATGGACCGGTCGCAAGAGGTGGTCGATGCCCTGGAGCGACTCGAGGTCGACGCTCTGATCTCAATTGGCGGCGACGGCTCGCTCGAGATCGCACACGCACTCTCTCAGAAGGGCCTCAAGGTCGTCGGGGTCCCGAAGACGATCGACAATGACCTCGAGGCCACGAGTGTGACCTTCGGCTTCCATACCGCAGTCGACACGGCCACAGACGCGATTGGAAAGCTCCACTCCACCGCGGAATCACATCAGCGAGTCATGGTCGTCGAGGTGATGGGCCGGAACGCCGGTTGGATCGCGCTGTCGTCAGGCGTCGCGGGAACTGCGGATGTCATCCTGATCCCGGAGATCCCCTACGACATGGATATCGTCTGCGAGAAAATTCAGGATCGCTACGCCAGCGGGCGAGAATTCGCGATTGTGGTCGTCGCGGAAGGGGCCTTCCCCAAAGGCAGCAAGCCTCTGTTCAAACAGGAAGACGACGGCCAGAAACGACTGGGTGGAATGGCAGAGCAGGTAGCCCATGATATTCATGAGCGGACCGGCAGGGAGACGCGGCACCTCGTCCTAGGCCACCTCCAGCGCGGTGGCGGCCCCAACTCTTATGACCGCTTGCTGGCGCTCCGCTTTGGAGCTGCAGCGGTCAAGCTGGTGATGGACGGCTGTTTCGGGTGCATGGTCGCGCTCAATCCGCCCAAAGTGCTCGCCGTTCCGCTGGAACAGGCGATAGCGAGAATAAAGACTGTCCCCTTGGACAGCGACATCATCGAAACTGCGCGGGCCGTTGGCACTTGCATGGGAGATTGA
- a CDS encoding prolyl oligopeptidase family serine peptidase, translated as MKRVTNGLLAALVAVCTPALVSAQSVADHVPEVVRSEQFELSIRNIMRAEENVGVAPGQIRWTDDSEWIYFSWRPGGMAWDAPRSSYRVSADGGEPEIVNGETMREMAPLLAGGDISADQRWRISSVSGDLYLVDRRSMNVRRLTHTADGEGQPIFSSDGESILFQRGGNLFRLGIESGTLEQLTRVANGPAPRDEEDAEGQRGFLEDQQLELFAHIRRDAVRQARQDSIREAGSIGEPEQIYVGAGERAQGMTPTRTGEYALLRAVKQSQGSKQTIVPDWVTDDGYTRDLTVRTKVGDAQGAQRIGVVTLATGEVTWIDLAPEGYEGEGTPRPNNAQWNDAGTKAFVFAVSADNKDRWLWSVDAATGERTMLDHLRDDAWVAGPCFAFCVGFVPGTDRIYYVSEGSGYAHLYAVNADGSDKQALTSGEWEVLSVGMPEDRSRFFLRTNEGSPFNEHLFWMDFDGSDREQVTSGDGRFVGTLAPNGERMAVVHDVANHPPELFVADAESGSEMGQITESPTEEWSGFPWVKPEILSFEAEDGTMVPARIYRPSDMGAESHGGAVIFVHGAGYLHNVHNYWSSYYREYQFNQLLAASGYTVLDIDYRGSAGYGAEWRTGIYRWMGGKDMSDQVDGARYLAASEGVDPARIGLYGGSYGGFITLMGLFTSGDTFKSGAALRSVTDWAHYNHGYTSRILNQPQDDIEAYEQSSPIYFAENFGADQHLVMLHGMVDTNVHFSDVVRLSQRLIELGKENWELAVYPVEGHGFTEPTSWTDEYRRIYELFERTLREPGCTAEGGFCTVRGAGN; from the coding sequence ATGAAGAGAGTCACAAACGGTCTATTGGCCGCGCTCGTCGCAGTTTGCACTCCTGCCCTCGTCAGCGCGCAAAGTGTGGCGGACCACGTACCTGAGGTCGTCCGGAGCGAACAGTTCGAGCTGTCCATTCGGAACATCATGCGCGCCGAGGAGAACGTCGGCGTTGCCCCGGGGCAGATCCGATGGACGGACGACTCCGAATGGATCTACTTCAGTTGGCGACCCGGAGGCATGGCCTGGGACGCGCCGCGCTCCAGCTACCGCGTCAGCGCGGACGGCGGCGAGCCCGAAATCGTCAATGGAGAGACCATGCGCGAGATGGCACCTCTGTTGGCCGGAGGGGATATCTCTGCCGATCAGCGATGGCGCATCTCGTCCGTCAGCGGAGATCTGTACTTGGTCGATCGACGGTCGATGAATGTCCGCCGCTTGACGCACACCGCGGACGGGGAGGGTCAACCAATTTTCTCGTCCGATGGCGAGTCGATCCTCTTCCAGCGTGGCGGGAATCTGTTCCGACTGGGGATTGAATCCGGGACCTTGGAGCAACTCACGCGAGTGGCCAACGGACCCGCACCTCGAGACGAAGAAGACGCCGAGGGCCAGCGGGGCTTCTTGGAAGACCAGCAGCTCGAATTGTTCGCGCATATCCGCAGGGATGCTGTGCGTCAGGCTCGTCAGGACTCGATCCGCGAAGCAGGGTCGATCGGTGAGCCAGAGCAGATCTATGTGGGGGCCGGAGAGCGCGCCCAAGGCATGACCCCAACCCGCACGGGCGAGTACGCCCTACTCCGAGCGGTGAAGCAGTCGCAAGGGTCGAAGCAGACGATCGTGCCCGACTGGGTCACCGATGACGGGTACACGCGGGACCTCACGGTTCGGACGAAGGTCGGGGACGCTCAGGGCGCCCAGCGGATCGGAGTTGTCACCCTCGCCACGGGCGAAGTCACTTGGATCGACCTCGCTCCAGAAGGCTACGAAGGTGAGGGGACGCCCCGGCCGAATAACGCGCAGTGGAACGACGCTGGGACGAAGGCATTTGTTTTCGCCGTTTCCGCAGACAACAAAGACCGGTGGCTTTGGTCTGTGGACGCCGCCACAGGCGAGCGCACGATGCTCGACCATCTACGTGACGATGCATGGGTCGCCGGCCCGTGCTTCGCGTTCTGTGTCGGCTTCGTGCCGGGGACGGACCGCATCTACTACGTGAGCGAAGGATCGGGCTACGCTCACCTCTACGCGGTGAACGCCGACGGTTCGGACAAGCAGGCACTCACGAGTGGAGAGTGGGAAGTACTCTCGGTGGGCATGCCGGAGGATCGGTCCCGCTTCTTCCTGCGCACGAACGAGGGGTCGCCGTTCAACGAGCACCTGTTCTGGATGGACTTCGACGGCTCGGATAGGGAGCAGGTCACGTCAGGAGACGGGCGGTTCGTTGGGACGCTCGCTCCGAACGGGGAGCGCATGGCGGTCGTGCACGACGTGGCTAATCATCCGCCCGAACTCTTCGTCGCAGACGCAGAATCGGGCTCCGAAATGGGACAGATCACCGAGTCGCCCACCGAAGAATGGAGTGGATTCCCGTGGGTCAAGCCGGAGATCCTGAGCTTCGAAGCGGAGGACGGTACGATGGTGCCGGCCAGGATCTATCGGCCGTCGGACATGGGCGCTGAGTCACACGGCGGCGCGGTCATCTTCGTTCATGGCGCTGGATACCTCCACAACGTCCATAACTACTGGTCGTCGTACTACCGCGAATACCAGTTCAATCAGCTGCTCGCCGCGAGTGGCTATACGGTGCTCGACATCGACTACCGGGGCTCTGCCGGATATGGCGCTGAATGGCGGACGGGGATCTATCGGTGGATGGGCGGGAAGGACATGTCCGACCAGGTCGACGGCGCTCGGTATCTCGCTGCGAGTGAAGGCGTCGATCCGGCTCGCATCGGGCTCTATGGTGGGTCCTACGGTGGATTCATCACGCTCATGGGCCTCTTCACCTCCGGAGACACCTTCAAGTCCGGAGCAGCGCTCCGGTCCGTGACCGACTGGGCCCACTACAACCATGGGTACACCAGCAGAATCCTGAATCAACCGCAGGACGACATTGAAGCCTATGAGCAGTCGTCTCCGATCTATTTCGCGGAGAACTTCGGAGCGGATCAGCACCTCGTGATGCTGCACGGCATGGTCGACACCAACGTGCACTTCTCGGACGTGGTCCGATTGTCTCAGAGGCTCATCGAGTTGGGCAAGGAGAACTGGGAGCTCGCGGTCTACCCCGTGGAGGGCCACGGATTCACTGAACCGACATCGTGGACCGACGAGTACCGCCGGATCTACGAGCTTTTCGAACGGACGCTGCGGGAGCCGGGATGCACAGCCGAGGGTGGCTTCTGCACCGTTCGAGGAGCCGGAAACTGA
- a CDS encoding sodium:solute symporter — MHWINWLIVVVYLAYVIIDGLRKSKGTDTLEGYFLASKSLPWWVVGLSVMATQLSAITMIGTPGQGATDGLRFVQFYFGLPIAMVILGVTLVPFLHGSGVYTAYEYLESRFDTKTRSLTAFLFLLSRGMSAGTIMAAPGVVLSAVFGIPLVWSVLLIGVPTVIYTMIGGVQAVAWADVKQMVLIMIALLGIMVVLVMQMPVTPDDALRIAGSTGRLKTFDFSFNLNETYTFWSGIIGGTFLMLSYFGTDQSQVQRYLTAKSVDEARSSLLMSAYWKIPLQALVLMVGVMIFVYYQFVQPPLLFNPAHEEAVVAERGAAYDALQDRYDDIFTLREQAAMSVADAGDDATAATAMEAFVAREADMQVIRGEALVMAEEVTGEASRDVNYIVPRFVLSELPIGLTGLFIAGVLAAAMSSIAAELNSLATTSVIDFYRRWYKPEADDAHYLKISKIATGFWGLFACAVATYAATLGSLIEVVNRFGSFFYGSILGVFLLAMMPRAKGMGAFVGLLSGMGVVAAVTFGAPDVSFLWHNVIGAVTVVVVGLVLGGLGNGDSQEA; from the coding sequence GTGCACTGGATCAATTGGCTCATCGTTGTCGTCTACCTCGCGTACGTCATTATCGATGGTCTCCGGAAGTCCAAAGGGACCGACACCCTCGAAGGGTACTTCCTAGCGAGTAAGAGCCTGCCTTGGTGGGTCGTTGGCCTGTCCGTGATGGCTACCCAGCTATCTGCGATCACGATGATCGGCACGCCCGGCCAAGGTGCGACAGATGGCCTCCGGTTCGTGCAGTTCTACTTCGGCCTTCCGATCGCGATGGTCATTCTCGGGGTCACCCTCGTACCGTTCCTTCATGGGTCGGGTGTCTACACAGCGTACGAGTACCTGGAGAGCCGGTTTGACACCAAGACCCGCTCCCTCACCGCGTTCCTCTTCCTGCTTTCCCGTGGGATGTCAGCCGGGACGATCATGGCTGCCCCAGGAGTGGTGCTGAGCGCGGTATTCGGGATCCCACTCGTGTGGAGCGTTCTGCTGATCGGTGTTCCAACCGTGATCTACACGATGATCGGGGGCGTCCAGGCGGTGGCCTGGGCAGACGTCAAACAGATGGTGCTCATCATGATCGCCTTGTTGGGCATCATGGTGGTTCTCGTCATGCAAATGCCGGTCACTCCTGACGACGCGCTGCGCATTGCTGGCTCGACTGGGAGGCTCAAGACGTTCGACTTTTCGTTCAATCTGAACGAGACGTACACGTTCTGGTCGGGCATCATTGGCGGGACATTCCTCATGCTGTCGTACTTTGGAACGGATCAGAGCCAGGTTCAGCGCTACCTGACAGCAAAGTCCGTGGACGAGGCGCGCAGTTCGCTACTCATGAGCGCCTACTGGAAGATCCCGCTCCAAGCGCTGGTGCTCATGGTCGGTGTGATGATCTTCGTCTACTACCAGTTCGTGCAGCCCCCGTTGCTCTTCAACCCGGCCCACGAAGAGGCTGTCGTAGCCGAACGCGGGGCGGCCTACGACGCCCTGCAAGACCGGTACGACGACATTTTTACACTTCGTGAGCAGGCGGCGATGTCGGTCGCAGATGCCGGAGACGACGCAACAGCGGCGACCGCCATGGAAGCGTTCGTCGCTCGCGAAGCGGATATGCAGGTCATCCGCGGTGAGGCCCTCGTGATGGCCGAGGAGGTCACGGGCGAAGCGTCACGCGACGTGAACTACATCGTCCCACGCTTCGTGCTCTCCGAACTCCCCATCGGACTGACGGGGCTCTTCATAGCCGGCGTGCTCGCCGCGGCCATGTCGAGCATCGCGGCGGAGTTGAACTCACTCGCTACAACGAGTGTGATCGACTTCTACAGACGGTGGTATAAACCCGAAGCCGACGACGCGCACTATCTGAAAATCTCAAAGATCGCGACGGGTTTCTGGGGGCTTTTCGCCTGCGCGGTCGCGACCTACGCGGCGACCCTTGGGTCGCTCATCGAGGTCGTGAATCGGTTCGGGTCGTTCTTCTATGGCTCGATCCTGGGCGTCTTCCTTCTCGCGATGATGCCACGTGCCAAGGGCATGGGAGCGTTCGTAGGACTGCTTTCCGGCATGGGTGTCGTGGCAGCCGTGACCTTCGGGGCACCCGATGTCTCGTTCCTATGGCACAACGTCATCGGTGCGGTGACGGTGGTGGTGGTGGGATTGGTCCTGGGGGGATTGGGCAACGGAGACTCCCAGGAAGCGTAG